A stretch of Primulina tabacum isolate GXHZ01 chromosome 13, ASM2559414v2, whole genome shotgun sequence DNA encodes these proteins:
- the LOC142522464 gene encoding uncharacterized protein LOC142522464 — MPLIHRKIGDPVERTETSKKYESCDVCYFCPYDCTTYSSPPPPPPTTSHRSFSIVLILMICGLGVVFLLFSYLVFVRYRSILRNSRRMNQSPVLGNYGLNENQAGPMMDHHVWYIRTVGLPQYLIDSIPIFDYKRGEKMIEGSDHCPVCLNEFQENESLRLLPKCSHAFHMPCIDTWLRSHKNCPVCRSPVSIHNTNTSLANSTNTGSDHSGSIQRPEFETNETADTRAVHENGDESHIGLGNMARVLSNKRAFRVRSDLSDRRVVGVDRELERVRRSVSMDHSSDSVLVDIRENKSDEGCSKT, encoded by the coding sequence ATGCCTTTGATTCACAGAAAAATAGGTGATCCAGTCGAAAGAACTGAAACCAGCAAGAAATATGAATCTTGCGATGTGTGTTATTTTTGTCCATACGATTGCACCACCTACTCGTCacctccaccacctcctccaacCACCTCGCACCGTTCATTTTCCATAGTTTTGATACTCATGATTTGTGGGTTAGGTGTTGtttttctcttgttttcttatcTCGTTTTTGTTAGATATCGCTCGATTCTGAGGAATTCAAGGAGGATGAATCAGTCACCAGTACTGGGAAACTATGGCTTAAACGAAAATCAAGCTGGGCCGATGATGGATCATCACGTATGGTATATCCGCACAGTCGGGCTTCCCCAGTATTTGATCGATTCGATTCCGATATTCGATTATAAAAGAGGGGAAAAGATGATCGAAGGGAGTGATCATTGCCCAGTTTGCTTGaatgaatttcaagaaaatgaaaGCCTCAGGCTTTTGCCCAAGTGTAGCCATGCTTTTCATATGCCTTGTATTGATACTTGGTTAAGATCGCACAAGAATTGCCCGGTTTGTCGTTCCCCGGTGTCGATCCACAATACCAATACATCTCTTGCCAACTCAACGAACACGGGCTCGGATCATTCGGGTTCAATACAAAGGCCAGAATTCGAAACAAATGAAACAGCAGATACGCGGGCAGTGCACGAAAACGGAGACGAATCGCATATTGGATTGGGTAATATGGCTCGAGTTTTATCGAACAAGCGGGCTTTTCGGGTACGCAGCGATTTGAGTGATCGTAGAGTAGTGGGAGTGGATCGCGAGTTGGAGAGAGTTAGGAGGTCAGTTTCCATGGATCACTCTTCTGATTCAGTACTGGTTGACATTCGTGAAAACAAATCAGACGAAGGATGTTCAAAAACCTGA